GCTGCGCCCTCTCCTCGGCTTCCTTCCGATCCCGTCCCGTGACCACGATCACGGGAATGGCGCTCAGCATGGTGTTGCTTTTCAATCGTTCCAGGACATAGAACCCATCCCCGCCTGGCAACCCAAGGTCGAGGAGGATAGCCTCCGGTTGCTGGTGCCGGGCCGCACTGATCGCCTGCATCCCATCAGCCGCCCACACGGGATAGTAGTCATGGGACTTGAGGGCCGTGCTCAGCAGGTGCCAACTATCGACGCCATCATCTATCACGAGAACTTTGGGTTTCATCATTAAGGATCACCTCTGCTTACGTTGCTCTTCTTTCCTCGAGGTCAAAACCAGTTCACGATCGTGAGAGTCTGTTGTTTTTACTATTGCGAGAAGGATGCGGAAATACCTTCTCTCTATGAAATTGCCTGAGTCGAAATGAAAAAGCGTGGAGCGCGTTGAGATGCCCCACGCCTTGTTGTTGGGATCACCTGTGAGTCAATAGCTTACCGACGGCGGCCGGTCCGTTGCGCACGATCGCTCTGGACATCTCGACGGTCTGCCCGCATGTCCTGGCGATCCTGCTGAATATCTCGTCGATCCTCACGCCGGTCTTGGCGGTCGGCTCTCAGGTCTCGACGATCCCCTCGCAGATCTTGACGGTCGGTCCGGAGGTTTTGGCGGTCCTGTTGCAGTTGCCCAGCACTCGCTCCTGAGCGTTCATCCTGCTGAAACTGTTGCCGATCATGACGGAGGGCTCCTTCGTCCTGCCGAATGTCTTGTCTGTCTGTTCGCACATCGCGGTTGTCTTGTCGGAGGTCACGACGGTCCTGTCGAAGGTCACGCCGATCTTGACGCAAGTCCTGGCGATCTTGGGCGCCGTCGCTGCCTGGGACGCCACTCTGGGCGTAGACAGACCCACTTCCCAACAGCGTCACCACCATCGCGATCTGTAGCATTTTCGAGTACGCCATGGTCGCTCCTTTCCTTGAGCTAATGAATTACTTGGCTCTCGTCGATTAGGAGAAGTGTAGCAAATGTCTCAATTCCTGCTCAGATTGCCAAGTCATTGAATTACTTTGAGAGTTCGAGGCCTTGCGAGGTCGTCTGTTTTGGTGCTTCTGAACATCACAGGAGGGCTCATGATGACCACGCCCGTCTCCTTACTCTTTGGACTCTTTCTCATCTGCTACCTTTAGATAAGGAGGCCTCGTTAAAACCATCACGGTTTATCCACCTGGCTTCAGGTGAAGGTGACGAATTCAACACACCGGCCGACCCTCTTGAGTGCGAAGGAGCAGCTATGAAGAACCATCGGGCGCATGTGAATCTTTCACAGGGGTTCTGGGCTCTCACCATTCTTCTGCTGGTATCCGGATGCCTGTTAAATCTTTCTCTGGAACCTGCCGCTGCCGAAATGCGCACCGTGACAGCCAGTGGGGAATATCGGCTAG
This genomic interval from Nitrospiraceae bacterium contains the following:
- a CDS encoding response regulator; translation: MMKPKVLVIDDGVDSWHLLSTALKSHDYYPVWAADGMQAISAARHQQPEAILLDLGLPGGDGFYVLERLKSNTMLSAIPVIVVTGRDRKEAEERAQRLGAAGYVQKPINVDELITSLQQVLARQS